In the Drosophila biarmipes strain raj3 chromosome X, RU_DBia_V1.1, whole genome shotgun sequence genome, one interval contains:
- the LOC108023969 gene encoding multiple epidermal growth factor-like domains protein 10, producing MQAMHGWILMLLAGFPAAGRAEDLLELSCSSDAQCAQFERARCLDMACVCTARGSGQRVPCAPLEEKLTNIVGGPCPCLMPNAVCHAKWEQCLCSKGHVPSEDRRRCLPQVVPLGGSCEFPRQCQLADRFSTCSGGQCLCPTHFERHEGLCLAVLQSKCTMDKDCGSCGASICLSELGKCGCAENFVHNHNMTKCIAGSAFGDSCEHSSPCKIKLGAGGRCLDHQCVCGPQYYPKRVVNEMSAWEEYPEEISKGEPISCEPIVPFGALCHHDGECRIQPMEQANATTSAPAATPAPMVCKWGECTCSTSHRLADNKCIFVESGAMNPQHAGILALLCLQFMLILY from the exons ATGCAGGCGATGCACGGATGGATCCTGATGCTGCTGGCCGGATTCCCGGCAGCTGGCCGGGCGGAGGACCTGCTGGAGCTGTCCTGCAGCTCGGACGCGCAGTGCGCCCAGTTCGAGCGGGCGCGGTGCCTGGACATGGCCTGCGTCTGCACGGCACGTGGCTCCGGCCAGCGGGTGCCCTGTGCGCCGCTGGAGGAGAAGCTGACCAACATCGTGGGCGGCCCCTGTCCCTGCCTCATGCCCAACGCCGTGTGCCACGCCAAGTGGGAGCAGTGCCTGTGCTCCAAGGGCCATGTGCCCAGCGAGGACCGGAGGCGCTGCCTGCCGCAGGTGGTCCCGCTGGGCGGGTCGTGCGAGTTCCCGCGGCAGTGCCAGTTGGCGGACCGCTTCAGCACCTGCTCCGGCGGCCAGTGCCTCTGCCCCACCCACTTTGAGCGCCACGAGGGACTCTGTTTGGCTGTGTTGC AATCCAAATGCACCATGGACAAGGACTGCGGCAGCTGCGGAGCCTCCATTTGCCTGTCCGAGCTGGGCAAGTGCGGCTGTGCCGAGAACTTTGTCCACAACCACAACATGACCAAGTGCATCGCGGGATCCGCCTTCGGCGACAGCTGCGAGCACAGTTCGCCGTGCAAGATCAAGCTGGGAGCCGGTGGCCGGTGCCTGGATCACCAGTGCGTGTGCGGACCGCAGTACTACCCCAAAAGGGTAGTCAACGAGATGTCCGCGTGGGAGGAGTACCCCGAGGAGATCAGCAAAGGGGAGCCGATCTCCTGCGAGCCCATCGTGCCCTTCGGAGCACTCTGTCACCACGACGGCGAGTGCCGGATTCAGCCCATGGAGCAGGCAAATGCCACGACATCTGCTCCTGCAGCCACGCCCGCTCCCATGGTCTGCAAATGGGGCGAGTGCACCTGCAGCACTAGCCATCGACTGGCGGACAACAAGTGCATCTTTGTGGAGAGTGGCGCCATGAATCCTCAACATGCGGGCATCCTAGCCCTTCTCTGTCTTCAGTTTATGTTGATTCTTTATTAG
- the LOC108023998 gene encoding 39S ribosomal protein L38, mitochondrial, giving the protein MSFSNLLMKSSLNPGVRGAQAGVLVAATRQGHTIRGKAPGVARSLEQRVREETATDPEVVARVNIGFPQLKESRSAQLKKRLEHLKAQRSSKQLEQLARSNKLIIDLEQVQRTYVKTTGQHDLRLLADHYGIFEHLFGSAYFVPRVPLSISYQLEGDSLAPVYNGNVIKPAEAAKAPQISFEGQVDPITGQPAGGDTFWTLVASNPDAHFTNGQAECLHWFIANIPNGKVSDGQVLAEYLPPFPPRGLGYQRMVFVLYKQQARLDLGAYQLAAEDYSNLEKRTFSTLDFYRQHQEQLTPAGLAFYQTDWDDSLTQFYHDVLKRKEPVYEYDFPKPYLADQKFFPLKQPFNLYMDKHRDQKQLNKEYLERKLAKTHPFDGPQQPLRFPNAHPIRDVPSWLKTEIRKQRLGTGRVQDY; this is encoded by the exons ATGTCGTTCAGTAATTTGTTAATGAAAAGCAGCCTCAATCCGGGCGTGCGCGGTGCCCAGGCTGGCGTCCTGGTGGCCGCCACCCGGCAAGGGCACACCATCCGCGGCAAGGCGCCCGGCGTGGCCCGTTCGCTGGAACAGCGGGTGCGAG AGGAGACTGCCACGGACCCCGAGGTGGTGGCCCGCGTCAACATAGGCTTCCCGCAGCTGAAGGAGTCGCGGTCGGCGCAGCTGAAGAAGCGGCTGGAGCACCTGAAGGCCCAGCGGAGCAGCAAGCAACTAGAGCAGCTGGCGCGCAGCAACAAGC TGATCATCGACCTGGAGCAGGTGCAGCGCACCTATGTCAAGACCACCGGGCAGCATGATCTCCGCCTGCTGGCCGACCACTACGGCATCTTCGAGCACCTCTTCGGCAGCGCCTACTTTGTGCCCCGCGTGCCGCTCAGCATCAGCTACCAGCTGGAGGGCGACAGCCTGGCCCCCGTCTACAATGGCAACGTGATCAAGCCGGCGGAGGCGGCCAAGGCGCCGCAGATCAGCTTCGAGGGCCAGGTGGATCCCATCACGGGTCAACCGGCTGGTGGGGACACCTTCTGGACCCTGGTGGCCAGCAATCCAGATGCGCACTTCACAAATGGCCAGGCCGAGTGCCTGCATTGGTTCAT TGCCAACATACCCAATGGCAAGGTGAGCGATGGTCAGGTGCTGGCCGAGTATCTGCCACCGTTCCCGCCACGCGGCCTGGGCTACCAGCGCATGGTCTTTGTGCTGTACAAGCAGCAGGCGCGCCTGGATCTCGGCGCCTATCAGCTGGCCGCTGAGGACTATAGCAACCTGGAGAAGCGCACCTTCAGCACCCTGGACTTTTACCGCCAGCACCAGGAGCAGCTCACGCCCGCTGGCCTGGCCTTCTATCAGACCGACTGGGATGATTCCTTGACGCAGTTCTATCACGATGTCTTGA AGCGCAAGGAGCCCGTGTATGAGTACGACTTCCCGAAGCCGTATCTGGCCGACCAGAAGTTCTTCCCGCTGAAGCAGCCCTTCAATCTGTACATGGACAAGCACCGCGACCAGAAGCAGCTCAACAAGGAGTACCTGGAGCGCAAGCTGGCCAAAACGCATCCCTTCGACGGGCCGCAGCAGCCGCTCCGCTTCCCCAACGCCCATCCCATACGCGATGTGCCCTCGTGGCTGAAGACCGAGATCCGGAAGCAGCGCCTCGGCACCGGGCGGGTGCAGGACTACTAG
- the LOC108023997 gene encoding inositol polyphosphate-4-phosphatase type I A produces MRLNKAELNTLATNPATRFDKEGLLIITDRQEGFLWRSSEVRVERWCKLRGNLLFYLKDKDPKSAVAGLLVLENCRARIPNEQPEPEGYVFDIDFKDSTSERFIVRSSAERLAWVQCIEEASSERLNLLIRQLKDQIEAQSRRTNAATTMGNHIDLGTPLEQQVQEQLQLHDAPAEDSTAAPLEEAAPSEELDLSELPICETALSCDSLPLDSLGRAPNPQVVCSLLPAPGEDCLWREHARTELQERTRSPQFLCTMRFQRSAGFSAGTRLRFSVFDVRERLTLTTLPLGHADVTLGVIQDTSRLRLPLASPRGECGFITLASWSPDAAVEPGQAGNGPPRSSTQLFDASGSGSGAGAAAAGGTSSSRRAHRRTQSLPPKLGVRLFVPQQCGLQRVCCNPRLRTYRLNSSLGADISVQETLLESRLCCQLPQQLLSIWIQREKELLQEISGMGELSGEWRWRQMNLLEEHLRLLKDYSQAKQNIQQLARDGVAFKRSAAKADEALEFLPVNLHVQRMWAQNDTMQRRGLLDVVTVGAFTRHDAKGRKCGGLIKLLQESKSWKLEQSNACKVQAANDAVQATKQLRKEIVELMSQLLQLASRRSSKDMMPLCNQMVARTRTLLNIWEPSIVEEAVAFIERHRIIEEPENVLMEPMSPFRKITQQLTALELKSPELEDFATPVVAPPDLWPRGQPPLMRSNSWHPSNSSPSSSLDIRAIDSLQHVVKCYNDHLRSLEQGGHARQAEEEEATYQSLPLAWHSQSQAPLEATTSAPGPEPAAAPSVLQLIDLDEIGRRAQRQQHQQPPAGFLDTKLMSSSPSANYYRPTEEPEPLDLTQLNIEASVMCLVSKLKFFCGRCDSPAIRLRHPKAPIKREGFAVAPQQAPDVIAAPAAAKQAPNLGLDLQPSTAFGSGAVPVPVKKGNKFTDGLDLSMTTDWAAELRPSMRKLRHAMDRLLKTARLMHSVQRLQQDMRCNRIQASIMYRRDVCFSQALTALVSSLMLRLWGSELDMGYLVMLRDLGPLAYFEGLLTLYGNEADMWSDMCIAIEDLSAVSFQLVRAQGDAAMAPTPRITGSRQALEVQLPVPEHSLPGNGTSISFKITPVFFNIGINEKASFAETLGQTKEQHRSNWDNYLRLSQYFGRYRKLGLGSVDAGESLQSLLGFMEQQLRSNVSKNVKILHLAEDACRLMDGLRFTSCKSAKDRTGMAVTLEQCRVLVREFQLPAKHVPYVLSTMRSEGTRMDNVLKNIGKRKYAFNRTQVSFLPAMYRPPVGSYGKAQT; encoded by the exons ATGCGCCTTAACAAGGCCGAGCTGAACACCCTGGCCACCAATCCAGCAACGCGATTCGACAAGGAGGGCCTGCTCATCATCACCGACCGCCAGGAGGGCTTCCTGTGGCGCTCCAGCGAAG TCAGAGTTGAACGTTGGTGTAAACTGCGTGGCAATTTACTGTTCTACCTCAAGGATAAGGACCCCAAGTCGGCGGTGGCCGGCCTCCTGGTGCTGGAGAACTGTCGTGCGCGCATTCCCAATGAGCAGCCCGAACCCGAGGGCTACGTGTTCGACATAG ACTTCAAGGACAGCACGTCGGAGCGCTTCATCGTCCGCTCGTCGGCCGAGCGCCTGGCCTGGGTGCAGTGCATCGAAGAGGCCTCCAGCGAGAGGCTCAACCTGCTCATCCGCCAGCTAAAGGACCAGATTGAAGCCCAGAGTCGCCGAACGAACGCGGCCACCACCATGGGCAACCACATTGACCTGGGCACGCCGCTGGAGCAGCAGGtgcaggagcagctgcagctgcacgACGCGCCGGCGGAGGACTCCACTGCCGCGCCCTTGGAGGAGGCGGCGCCGTCAGAAG AACTGGATCTCTCGGAGCTGCCCATTTGCGAGACGGCCCTCTCCTGTGATAGCCTGCCCCTGGACTCGCTGGGCCGGGCGCCCAATCCGCAGGTCGTGTGCTCACTGCTGCCGGCGCCTGGAGAGGATTGCCTGTGGCGGGAGCACGCCCGCACCGAGCTGCAGGAGCGCACACGCAGCCCGCAGTTCCTGTGCACCATGCGCTTCCAGCGCAGCGCCGGCTTCTCGGCCGGCACGCGGCTGCGCTTCAGCGTCTTCGATGTGCGCGAGCGGCTGACGCTCACCACACTGCCGCTGGGCCACGCCGACGTGACCCTGGGCGTCATCCAGGACACCAGCCGGCTGCGCCTGCCGCTCGCCTCGCCGCGCGGCGAGTGCGGCTTCATCACGCTGGCCTCCTGGTCGCCCGACGCCGCCGTGGAGCCCGGCCAGGCGGGGAACGGTCCGCCGCGCTCCAGCACGCAGCTCTTCGACGCATCGGGATCAGGatcgggagcaggagcagccgcCGCGGGAGGCACCTCAAGCAGCAGGCGAG CCCATCGCCGCACCCAGTCGCTGCCGCCGAAGCTGGGAGTCCGGCTGTTCGTGCCCCAGCAGTGCGGCCTGCAGCGGGTGTGCTGCAATCCCCGCCTGCGCACCTACCGGCTGAACTCCTCCCTGGGCGCCGACATCAGCGTGCAGGAGACGCTGCTGGAGTCCCGCCTGTGCTGCCAGCTGCCCCAGCAGCTGCTCTCCATTTGGATCCAGCGcgagaaggagctgctgcagGAGATCTCCGGGATGGGCGAGCTGAGCGGCGAGTGGCGCTGGCGGCAGATGAACCTGCTGGAGGAGCACCTGCGCCTGCTCAAGGACTACTCGCAGGCCAAGCAGAACATCCAGCAGCTGGCCCGCGACGGCGTGGCCTTCAAGCGCTCCGCGGCGAAGGCCGACGAGGCGCTGGAGTTCCTGCCGGTCAACCTGCATGTGCAGCGCATGTGGGCCCAGAACGACACGATGCAGCGACGCGGCCTCCTGGACGTGGTCACCGTGGGCGCCTTCACGCGCCACGATGCCAAGGGTCGCAAGTGCGGCGGTCTTATCAA GCTCCTGCAGGAGAGCAAGTCCTGGAAGCTGGAGCAGAGCAACGCGTGCAAGGTGCAGGCGGCCAACGACGCCGTGCAGGCCACCAAGCAGCTGCGCAAGGAGATCGTCGAGCTGATGTCgcagctgctccagctggCCAGCCGGCGCAGCTCCAAGGACATGATGCCGCTGTGCAACCAGATGGTGGCCCGCACGCGCACGCTGCTCAACATCTGGGAGCCGAGCATtgtggaggaggcggtggcctTCATCGAGCGCCATCGCATCATCGAGGAGCCGGAGAATGTGCTGATGGAGCCCATGTCGCCGTTCCGCAAGATCACGCAGCAGCTGACGGCCCTGGAGCTGAAGTCGCCGGAGCTGGAGGACTTCGCCACGCCGGTGGTGGCGCCCCCCGACCTCTGGCCACGCGGTCAGCCGCCGCTGATGCGTTCTAACAGCTGGCACCCGAGCAATAGCTCGCCCTCCAGCTCGCTGGACATCCGGGCCATCGATTCGCTGCAGCACGTGGTCAAGTGCTACAACGATCACCTGCGCAGCCTGGAGCAGGGCGGGCATGCTCGCcaggccgaggaggaggaggccacATATCAGTCGCTGCCGCTGGCCTGGCACTCGCAATCGCAAGCGCCTCTGGAGGCCACCACTTCCGCCCCAGGGCCAGAGCCGGCAGCTGCTCCATCCGTGCTGCAGCTAATCGATCTGGACGAGATCGGGCGGCGggcgcagcggcagcagcatcaACAGCCGCCGGCCGGCTTTCTGGACACCAAGCTGATGAGCTCGTCGCCGTCGGCCAACTACTACCGGCCCACGGAGGAGCCGGAGCCCCTGGATCTCACCCAGCTGAACATCGAGGCGAGCGTGATGTGCCTGGTCAGCAAGCTGAAGTTCTTCTGCGGCCGCTGCGACAGTCCGGCCATCCGGCTGCGTCACCCGAAGGCGCCGATCAAGCGGGAGGGGTTCGCGGTGGCCCCGCAACAGGCGCCGGACGTGATCGCCGCTCCAGCGGCCGCCAAGCAGGCGCCGAATCTCGGACTGGATCTCCAGCCGTCGACGGCCTTCGGTTCCGGAGCAGTGCCCGTGCCCGTCAAGAAGGGCAACAAGTTCACCGACGGCCTGGATCTGTCGATGACCACGGACTGGGCGGCGGAGCTGAGGCCCAGCATGCGCAAGCTGCGCCACGCCATGGACCGCCTCCTGAAGACCGCGCGGCTGATGCACTCGGTGCAGCGGCTGCAGCAGGACATGCGCTGCAACAGGATCCAGGCGAGCATCATGTACCGCAGGGACGTCTGCTTCTCCCAGGCG CTAACCGCCCTGGTCAGCTCCCTGATGCTCCGGCTGTGGGGCAGCGAGCTGGACATGGGCTACCTGGTGATGCTCCGCGACCTGGGTCCGCTGGCCTACTTCGAGGGACTGCTCACGCTGTACGGGAACGAGGCGGACATGTGGAGCGACATGTGCATCGCCATCGAGGACCTGTCGGCCGTCAGCTTCCAGCTGGTGCGTGCCCAGGGCGATGCGGCGATGGCGCCCACGCCGCGGATCACCGGATCGCGGCAGGCCCTGGAGGTGCAGCTCCCCGTGCCGGAGCACTCGCTGCCCGGCAACGGCACCTCCATCTCGTTCAAGATCACGCCAGTCTTCTTCAACATTGGCATCAATGAGAAGGCCAGCTTCGCCGAGACCCTCGGTCAGACGAAGGAGCAGCACCGCTCCAACTGGGACAACTATCTGCGCCTGAGCCAGTACTTCGGTCGGTACCGGAAGCTGGGTCTCGGCTCCGTGGACGCCGGCGAGTCGCTGCAGTCGCTGCTCGGCTTcatggagcagcagctgcgctCCAATGTGTCCAAGAACGTGAAGATCCTGCACCTGGCCGAGGACGCCTGCCGGCTGATGGACGGCCTGCGGTTCACCTCCTGCAAGAGTGCCAAGGATCGCACCGGCATGGCGGTGACCCTGGAGCAGTGTCGCGTCCTGGTGCGCGAGTTCCAGCTGCCGGCCAAGCATGTGCCCTACGTGCTCAGCACCATGCGAAG TGAGGGCACGCGCATGGACAACGTGCTCAAGAACATTGGGAAGCGAAAGTACGCCTTCAACCGAACGCAGGTCTCCTTCCTGCCGGCCATGTACAGGCCGCCGGTTGGCAGCTACGGCAAGGCGCAGACTTAG
- the LOC108024044 gene encoding F-box/LRR-repeat protein 4 codes for MSLMANGGDPGESSDTDSPAEAEPEAEADDPVGFRIQSREPVQSDQGYYVEQYVLGVLDYSSQYGIDYSISYTAANLIGRPAKFPEYGDYPETFPMRTYGDWWQRAPSATREIQPQNLPKLPTQDFVVVYFEEFVVPTGVAIFETFNPGAVVRIWSYGLTKQWTCLWDAADSYQERPVFDSRCFRPPLKKTSMVTKTLRIDFNHSQLNYYTAIDAIMLCGRTVSQPRSLLAKRRSQHLQSQLLASLSPPPETPKVDSPKPDGMGGPISCKLRTLKFQPKCDEDGATKLQDFITNDLSQFLKENRLEDGGGVGGGGVEAPPPVSLTDLPFEILLRILSYLDLKSLFRVGQVSRTFYDISTHPLLYAEISLKPYWHLANSELLCTLARRATMLRKLDLSWCGVFNTVSPTEFKKFLTQRGDNLTHLRLHSCRFLNGSCIENVGIVCDNLIELSLRNCPTDPPLLNFSCLANLKNLERLDLCQTAFETELLLSMLEGNRKLKHLNLAFCGVSVSMDNVADHLATYNTQLVTLDLWKAHFLSARGLQSLARLHQLEEVDLGWCLREASLGDGLLQLLSNCPKLKKLFLSAVRGITERDLMHIAELGANLEQLDLMGIPNITHERIYDILVRCPKLELLDVNFCDNLMDYALLAKWSRRFNVDIKMSHRRELIE; via the exons ATGTCCCTGATGGCCAACGGTGGCGACCCAGGCGAGTCCAGCGACACGGACAGCCCGGCGGAGGCGGAACCCGAGGCCGAGGCGGATGACCCTGTCGGGTTCAGGATCCAGTCCAGGGAGCCGGTGCAGTCTGACCAGGGCTACTATGTGGAGCAATATGTGCTGGGCGTCCTCGACTACAGCTCGCAGTATGGCATCGACTACAGCATCTCGTACACGGCGGCCAACCTGATCGGGAGGCCGGCCAAGTTTCCCGAGTACGGCGACTATCCGGAGACCTTTCCCATG CGCACCTACGGCGACTGGTGGCAGCGCGCGCCCTCGGCCACGCGGGAGATTCAGCCCCAGAATCTGCCCAAGCTGCCCACGCAGGACTTTGTTG TTGTGTACTTCGAGGAGTTCGTGGTGCCCACGGGCGTGGCCATCTTTGAGACCTTCAATCCGGGCGCCGTCGTCCGCATCTGGTCCTACGGCCTGACCAAGCAGTGGACCTGCTTGTGGGATGCCGCGGACAGCTATCAGGAGCGGCCCGTCTTCGACTCGCGTTGCTTTCGGCCGCCGCTGAAGAAGACCTCGATGGTGACGAA GACCCTGCGCATCGACTTCAATCACAGCCAACTCAACTACTACACGGCCATCGACGCCATCATGCTGTGCGGGCGCACTGTCAGCCAGCCGCGCAGCCTTCTGGCCAAGCGGCGCTCGCAGCACCTGCAGAGCCAGCTGCTCGCCTCCCTGTCCCCGCCACCAGAGACTCCCAAGGTCGATTCACCGAAGCCCGATGGCATGGGCGGACCAATTAGTTGCAAGCTGCGCACACTGAAGTTCCAGCCCAAGTGCGACGAAGATGGGGCCACCAAGCTGCAGGACTTTATCACCAACGATCTGAGCCAGTTCCTCAAGGAGAATCGACTGGAGGATGGCGGCGGCGTCGGTGGCGGCGGCGTGGAGGCGCCTCCGCCAGTCTCCCTCACGGATCTGCCCTTCGAAATCCTACTGCGCATACTCAGCTACCTGGACCTCAAGTCCCTGTTCCGCGTGGGTCAGGTGTCGCGCACCTTCTACGACATCTCCACGCATCCGCTGCTCTACGCCGAGATCAGCCTGAAGCCCTACTGGCACCTGGCCAACTCCGAGCTGCTCTGCACCCTGGCCCGGCGCGCCACCATGCTGCGCAAGCTGGATCTCTCCTGGTGCGGCGTATTCAACACGGTCTCGCCCACCGAGTTCAAGAA ATTCCTGACCCAACGCGGCGATAATCTTACCCACCTGCGGCTGCACTCCTGCAGATTTCTCAACGGCAGCTGCATTGAGAACGTGGGCATAGTCTGTGATAACCTGATAG AGTTGAGCCTGCGCAACTGCCCCACGGATCCGCCGCTGCTGAACTTCTCCTGTCTGGCCAACCTCAAGAACCTGGAGCGACTCGATCTCTGCCAAACGGCCTTCGAAACGGAGCTGCTGCTCAGCATGCTCGAGGGCAACCGCAAGCTGAAGCACCTGAACCTCG CCTTCTGTGGTGTCTCCGTGAGCATGGACAATGTGGCCGACCACCTGGCCACCTACAACACGCAGCTCGTCACGCTGGACCTGTGGAAGGCTCACTTCCTGTCGGCCAGGGGGCTGCAGTCGCTGGCGCGCCTGCATCAGCTGGAGGAGGTCGACTTGGGCTGGTG CCTTAGGGAGGCATCGCTTGGAGACggcctgctgcagctgctgtcCAACTGCCCCAAGCTGAAGAAGCTCTTCCTGTCGGCGGTGCGCGGCATCACCGAGCGCGATCTCATGCATATTGCCGAGCTGGGCGCGAACCTGGAGCAACTGGACCTCATGGGCATTCCAAACATCACGCACGAACGTATTTATGA CATTCTGGTTCGCTGTCCCAAGCTAGAATTGCTCGACGTGAATTTCTGCGACAACCTCATGGAT TACGCATTGCTGGCGAAATGGTCGCGTCGGTTCAACGTGGACATCAAGATGAGTCACCGCCGCGAATTGATTGAATAG
- the LOC108024051 gene encoding tRNA-dihydrouridine(20) synthase [NAD(P)+]-like: MQQLNPRFHSMLRLPLQALRKFSSMKTRPRLDYRNKLILAPMVRVGTLPMRLLALEMGADIVYTEELVDLKLIKSIRRPNPALGTVDFVDPSDGTIVFRTCTQETSRLVLQIGTSDAERALAVGQLVQRDISGLDINMGCPKEFSIKGGMGAALLSDPDKAALILRTLCSGLDIPVTCKIRILPDVEETIDLVQKLAATGIAAIAVHGRTREERPQHAAHPDVLRAVAEAVDIPVIANGGSKNMNSYEDLRKFQVECGAASVMVARAAQINVSIFRPEGLLPMDELIEKYLRLCVDYDNAPHNTKYCVQSILRELQETPRGKRFLQCQTLQQICEIWQLGDYCRRKQRELKTLGNSGRAEVEPPEAQAKRQKLEEAATAISDEYAGVICRNMPFLRSTYPSDNHLPKTQLYVHAARVGKSPPAYETQQCDKLFRSICTYDGQRYSSSFWEKNKKQAEQGAALVALLHLGQLEAEVLRDNGSLLN, encoded by the exons ATGCAACAGCTGAATCCGCGATTCCACTCCATGCTGCGACTGCCGCTCCAGGCTCTCAGGAAGTTCTCCAGCATGAAGACGCGCCCGCGGCTAGACTACCGCAACAAGCTCATCCTGGCGCCCATGGTGCGCGTGGGCACGCTGCCCATGCGCCTGCTGGCCCTGGAGATGGGCGCGGACATCGTTTACACGGAGGAGCTGGTGGACCTCAAGCTGATCAAGAGCATTCGGCGGCCCAACC CTGCCCTTGGCACGGTGGACTTTGTGGACCCCTCGGACGGCACAATCGTTTTCCGCACCTGCACCCAGGAAACCTCCCGCTTGGTCCTCCAGATTGGCACCAGCGACGCCGAGCGAGCTCTGGCCGTGGGCCAGCTGGTGCAGCGAGACATCTCGGGGCTGGACATCAACATGGGCTGCCCCAAGGAGTTCTCCATCAAGGGCGGCATGGGCGCCGCCCTGCTCTCCGATCCCGACAAGGCGGCCCTTATACTGCGCACCCTGTGCTCCGGCCTGGACATTCCGGTCACCTGCAAGATCCGCATCCTGCCGGACGTGGAGGAGACCATCGATCTGGTCCAGAAGCTGGCCGCCACGGGCATTGCAGCGATTGCCGTTCATGGCAGGACGCGGGAGGAGCGACCACAGCATGCCGCCCACCCGGATGTGCTGCGCGCCGTGGCCGAGGCCGTGGACATACCGGTCATCGCGAACGGCGGATCGAAGAACATGAACAGCTACGAGGATCTGCGGAAGTTCCAGGTGGAGTGCGGCGCCGCCAGCGTGATGGTGGCCCGGGCGGCCCAGATCAATGTGAGCATCTTCCGGCCGGAGGGGCTGCTGCCCATGGACGAGCTGATCGAGAAGTACCTGCGCCTGTGCGTCGACTACGACAATGCGCCGCACAACACCAAGTACTGTGTGCAGAGCATCCTGCGCGAGCTGCAGGAGACGCCGCGCGGCAAGCGCTTCCTGCAGTGCCAGACGCTGCAGCAGATCTGCGAGATCTGGCAGCTGGGCGACTACTGCCGGCGGAAGCAGCGCGAGCTGAAGACGCTGGGCAACTCGGGGCGGGCGGAGGTGGAGCCGCCGGAGGCGCAGGCCAAGCGGCAGAAGCTGGAGGAGGCGGCGACTGCCATTTCGGACGAGTACGCCGGCGTCATTTGCCGCAACATGCCCTTCCTGCGCTCCACCTATCCAAGTG ATAACCATCTGCCGAAGACACAGCTCTATGTGCATGCCGCCAGGGTTGGCAAATCCCCGCCAGCCTACGAGACGCAGCAGTGCGACAAGCTGTTCCGCTCCATTTGCACCTACGACGGGCAGCGctacagcagctccttctggGAGAAGAACAAGAAGCAGGCGGAGCAGGGCGCCGCCCTGGTGGCCCTCCTCCACCTCGGCCAGCTGGAGGCGGAGGTGCTGCGCGACAATGGCAGCCTACTTAACTGA